In Aptenodytes patagonicus chromosome 6, bAptPat1.pri.cur, whole genome shotgun sequence, one genomic interval encodes:
- the TMEM41A gene encoding transmembrane protein 41A isoform X1 produces the protein MWRRLAGLLLVFAAATAALWLLSARLSAGQARRPLRFPSDLEELRELAEALRDYERQHRGAALALFCAAYLYKQSFAIPGSSLLNVLAGALFGPWTGLVLCSALTSVGATFCYLLSGAFGKQFVIYYFPDKVALLQRKVEENRSCLFFFLLFLRLFPMTPNWFLNLSAPILNIPVAQFFFSVLIGLTPYNFICVQTGAILSQITSLDAIFSWDTLLKLLAMAMAALIPGTLIKKYSKKHLKLDEDKHAQLLNGKKSL, from the exons ATGTGGCGGCGGCTGGCCGGGCTGCTGCTCGTCTTTGCGGCCGCCACGGCCGCCCTCTGGCTGCTGTCGGCCCGGCTGAGCGCGGGGCAGGCGCGCAG gccgcTGCGGTTCCCGTCGGACCTGGAGGAGCTGCGGGAGCTGGCCGAGGCGCTGCGGGACTACGAGCGGCAGCACCGGGGCGCGGCGCTGGCCCTCTTCTGCGCCGCCTACCTCTACAAGCAGAGCTTCGCCATCCCCGGCTCCAGCCTGCTG AACGTTCTGGCAGGAGCACTCTTTGGGCCATGGACTGGACTGGTGCTGTGCTCGGCCCTAACGTCTGTGGGAGCGACCTTCTGCTACCTGCTCTCTGGCGCGTTCGGAAAGCAGTTCGTCATCTACTACTTTCCTGATAAAGTGGCTCTGCTGCAAAGAAAG GTAGAAGAGAACAGGagctgcttatttttcttcttgttgttccTGAGGCTGTTCCCCATGACACCAAACTGGTTTCTGAATCTCTCAGCTCCCATTTTAAACATTCCTGTGGcccagtttttcttctctgttctcatCG GTCTTACACCATATAACTTCATCTGTGTGCAGACAGGAGCCATTCTGTCACAAATAACCTCTTTGGATGCCATTTTCTCCTGGGACACGCTGCTCAAACTACTTGCGATGGCTATGGCAGCATTGATACCAGGGACCCTCATCAAGAAATACAGCAAGAAGCACTTGAAGCTGGATGAAGACAAACATGCTCAGTTACTCAATGGCAAAAAGAGCTTGTGA
- the TMEM41A gene encoding transmembrane protein 41A isoform X2: MWRRLAGLLLVFAAATAALWLLSARLSAGQARRPLRFPSDLEELRELAEALRDYERQHRGAALALFCAAYLYKQSFAIPGSSLLNVLAGALFGPWTGLVLCSALTSVGATFCYLLSGAFGKQFVIYYFPDKVALLQRKVLHHITSSVCRQEPFCHK, from the exons ATGTGGCGGCGGCTGGCCGGGCTGCTGCTCGTCTTTGCGGCCGCCACGGCCGCCCTCTGGCTGCTGTCGGCCCGGCTGAGCGCGGGGCAGGCGCGCAG gccgcTGCGGTTCCCGTCGGACCTGGAGGAGCTGCGGGAGCTGGCCGAGGCGCTGCGGGACTACGAGCGGCAGCACCGGGGCGCGGCGCTGGCCCTCTTCTGCGCCGCCTACCTCTACAAGCAGAGCTTCGCCATCCCCGGCTCCAGCCTGCTG AACGTTCTGGCAGGAGCACTCTTTGGGCCATGGACTGGACTGGTGCTGTGCTCGGCCCTAACGTCTGTGGGAGCGACCTTCTGCTACCTGCTCTCTGGCGCGTTCGGAAAGCAGTTCGTCATCTACTACTTTCCTGATAAAGTGGCTCTGCTGCAAAGAAAG GTCTTACACCATATAACTTCATCTGTGTGCAGACAGGAGCCATTCTGTCACAAATAA
- the LIPH gene encoding lipase member H isoform X3: protein MLGLCVVFIYLLYGVKTEDMNVIVVDWNQGATTLIYSNASRNCKKVAEILKKLIDEMLVDGASLDSLHMIGVSLGAHISGFVGQMFDGTLGRITGLDPAGPLYRGKPPSERLDPTDAQFVDVIHSDTDGLGYTDALGHIDFYPNGGTDQPGCPLTIFSGLQYFKCDHQRSVFLFMSSLKQSCNITAYPCDSYRNYRNGKCTSCETFWPMPCPILGYYAHKWKSYLTQQSHPVTSMFFDTADKEPFCIYHYFVDIITWNKDTRRGTFSIVLADETGKKAESKVNPEAAAFQQYNQITLLIGFDQDFENVERISLTFSTGSVIGPKFKLRILQMRFRSLTNPERPQLCRYDLVLMENTKKTFKPIPCWSRS, encoded by the exons ATGCTGGGGCTGTGTGTCGTGTTCATCTACCTTTTGTATGGGGTGAAAACAG aAGACATGAACGTCATCGTTGTGGACTGGAACCAGGGGGCAACAACTCTCATCTACAGTAATGCTTCCAGAAACTGCAAGAAAGTTGCTGAGATTCTGAAGAAACTTATTGATGAAATGTTG GTTGATGGAGCATCACTTGACTCCTTGCACATGATAGGAGTGAGCCTGGGAGCACACATCTCTGGCTTTGTGGGACAGATGTTTGATGGTACACTTGGAAGAATCACAG GCCTTGACCCAGCAGGCCCCTTGTACAGAGGAAAGCCGCCTAGTGAGAGGCTGGATCCTACAGACGCACAGTTTGTTGATGTCATTCATTCGGACACCGATG GACTAGGTTACACAGACGCACTAGGCCACATAGACTTCTACCCCAACGGCGGGACCGACCAGCCTGGCTGTCCACTGACAATATTTTCTG GattgcagtattttaaatgtgaCCACCAGAGGTCTGTTTTCCTGTTCATGTCATCTCTGAAACAGAGCTGCAATATTACTGCATACCCGTGTGACTCATACAGAAATTACAGGAATGGCAAATGTACCAGCTGTGAAACTTTTTGGCCTATGCCATGTCCCATCCTAG GTTATTATGCCCATAAGTGGAAAAGCTATTTAACACAACAGAGCCATCCAGTGACAAGTATGTTTTTTGATACAGCGGACAAAGAGCCATTTTGTA TTTATCACTACTTTGTGGATATTATTACATGGAACAAAGACACCAGAAGAGGCACCTTCAGCATTGTACTAGCTGATGAAACTGGGAAGAAGGCAGAATCTAAAGTTAATCC AGAAGCTGCAGCCTTTCAGCAGTACAACCAAATCACTTTGCTAATTGGATTCGACCAGGACTTTGAAAACGTAGAAAGAATTTCCTTGACATTTTCCACAGGATCTGTCATTGGCCCAAAATTTAAACTCAGGATTCTCCAAATGAGGTTCCGGTCACTTACAAATCCAGAAAG ACCACAGCTGTGCAGGTACGACCTTGTCCTGATGGAGAACACCAAGAAAACCTTCAAGCCCATCCCATGTTGGAGCAGGAGCTAA
- the LIPH gene encoding lipase member H isoform X2, with the protein MLGLCVVFIYLLYGVKTDPGKTCPAFTALSISNALIGTDLKVKLLLYTRQNPNCAEELDSAASKHLDVTKKTTFIIHGYRLTGSIPVWIPDLVHLLLSVEDMNVIVVDWNQGATTLIYSNASRNCKKVAEILKKLIDEMLVDGASLDSLHMIGVSLGAHISGFVGQMFDGTLGRITGLDPAGPLYRGKPPSERLDPTDAQFVDVIHSDTDGLGYTDALGHIDFYPNGGTDQPGCPLTIFSGYYAHKWKSYLTQQSHPVTSMFFDTADKEPFCIYHYFVDIITWNKDTRRGTFSIVLADETGKKAESKVNPEAAAFQQYNQITLLIGFDQDFENVERISLTFSTGSVIGPKFKLRILQMRFRSLTNPERPQLCRYDLVLMENTKKTFKPIPCWSRS; encoded by the exons ATGCTGGGGCTGTGTGTCGTGTTCATCTACCTTTTGTATGGGGTGAAAACAG ATCCTGGGAAGACATGCCCTGCATTCACAGCTCTCAGCATCAGCAATGCTTTGATAGGGACAGACCTGAAAGTGAAGCTGCTGCTCTACACCAGACAGAACCCAAACTGTGCTGAAGAGCTCGATTCAGCAGCCTCCAAGCATCTAGATGTGACCAAGAAAACTACCTTCATCATCCACGGATACCGACTCACAGGCTCTATCCCGGTCTGGATCCCTGACTTGGTacatcttctgctttctgtagaAGACATGAACGTCATCGTTGTGGACTGGAACCAGGGGGCAACAACTCTCATCTACAGTAATGCTTCCAGAAACTGCAAGAAAGTTGCTGAGATTCTGAAGAAACTTATTGATGAAATGTTG GTTGATGGAGCATCACTTGACTCCTTGCACATGATAGGAGTGAGCCTGGGAGCACACATCTCTGGCTTTGTGGGACAGATGTTTGATGGTACACTTGGAAGAATCACAG GCCTTGACCCAGCAGGCCCCTTGTACAGAGGAAAGCCGCCTAGTGAGAGGCTGGATCCTACAGACGCACAGTTTGTTGATGTCATTCATTCGGACACCGATG GACTAGGTTACACAGACGCACTAGGCCACATAGACTTCTACCCCAACGGCGGGACCGACCAGCCTGGCTGTCCACTGACAATATTTTCTG GTTATTATGCCCATAAGTGGAAAAGCTATTTAACACAACAGAGCCATCCAGTGACAAGTATGTTTTTTGATACAGCGGACAAAGAGCCATTTTGTA TTTATCACTACTTTGTGGATATTATTACATGGAACAAAGACACCAGAAGAGGCACCTTCAGCATTGTACTAGCTGATGAAACTGGGAAGAAGGCAGAATCTAAAGTTAATCC AGAAGCTGCAGCCTTTCAGCAGTACAACCAAATCACTTTGCTAATTGGATTCGACCAGGACTTTGAAAACGTAGAAAGAATTTCCTTGACATTTTCCACAGGATCTGTCATTGGCCCAAAATTTAAACTCAGGATTCTCCAAATGAGGTTCCGGTCACTTACAAATCCAGAAAG ACCACAGCTGTGCAGGTACGACCTTGTCCTGATGGAGAACACCAAGAAAACCTTCAAGCCCATCCCATGTTGGAGCAGGAGCTAA
- the LIPH gene encoding lipase member H isoform X1: MLGLCVVFIYLLYGVKTDPGKTCPAFTALSISNALIGTDLKVKLLLYTRQNPNCAEELDSAASKHLDVTKKTTFIIHGYRLTGSIPVWIPDLVHLLLSVEDMNVIVVDWNQGATTLIYSNASRNCKKVAEILKKLIDEMLVDGASLDSLHMIGVSLGAHISGFVGQMFDGTLGRITGLDPAGPLYRGKPPSERLDPTDAQFVDVIHSDTDGLGYTDALGHIDFYPNGGTDQPGCPLTIFSGLQYFKCDHQRSVFLFMSSLKQSCNITAYPCDSYRNYRNGKCTSCETFWPMPCPILGYYAHKWKSYLTQQSHPVTSMFFDTADKEPFCIYHYFVDIITWNKDTRRGTFSIVLADETGKKAESKVNPEAAAFQQYNQITLLIGFDQDFENVERISLTFSTGSVIGPKFKLRILQMRFRSLTNPERPQLCRYDLVLMENTKKTFKPIPCWSRS, from the exons ATGCTGGGGCTGTGTGTCGTGTTCATCTACCTTTTGTATGGGGTGAAAACAG ATCCTGGGAAGACATGCCCTGCATTCACAGCTCTCAGCATCAGCAATGCTTTGATAGGGACAGACCTGAAAGTGAAGCTGCTGCTCTACACCAGACAGAACCCAAACTGTGCTGAAGAGCTCGATTCAGCAGCCTCCAAGCATCTAGATGTGACCAAGAAAACTACCTTCATCATCCACGGATACCGACTCACAGGCTCTATCCCGGTCTGGATCCCTGACTTGGTacatcttctgctttctgtagaAGACATGAACGTCATCGTTGTGGACTGGAACCAGGGGGCAACAACTCTCATCTACAGTAATGCTTCCAGAAACTGCAAGAAAGTTGCTGAGATTCTGAAGAAACTTATTGATGAAATGTTG GTTGATGGAGCATCACTTGACTCCTTGCACATGATAGGAGTGAGCCTGGGAGCACACATCTCTGGCTTTGTGGGACAGATGTTTGATGGTACACTTGGAAGAATCACAG GCCTTGACCCAGCAGGCCCCTTGTACAGAGGAAAGCCGCCTAGTGAGAGGCTGGATCCTACAGACGCACAGTTTGTTGATGTCATTCATTCGGACACCGATG GACTAGGTTACACAGACGCACTAGGCCACATAGACTTCTACCCCAACGGCGGGACCGACCAGCCTGGCTGTCCACTGACAATATTTTCTG GattgcagtattttaaatgtgaCCACCAGAGGTCTGTTTTCCTGTTCATGTCATCTCTGAAACAGAGCTGCAATATTACTGCATACCCGTGTGACTCATACAGAAATTACAGGAATGGCAAATGTACCAGCTGTGAAACTTTTTGGCCTATGCCATGTCCCATCCTAG GTTATTATGCCCATAAGTGGAAAAGCTATTTAACACAACAGAGCCATCCAGTGACAAGTATGTTTTTTGATACAGCGGACAAAGAGCCATTTTGTA TTTATCACTACTTTGTGGATATTATTACATGGAACAAAGACACCAGAAGAGGCACCTTCAGCATTGTACTAGCTGATGAAACTGGGAAGAAGGCAGAATCTAAAGTTAATCC AGAAGCTGCAGCCTTTCAGCAGTACAACCAAATCACTTTGCTAATTGGATTCGACCAGGACTTTGAAAACGTAGAAAGAATTTCCTTGACATTTTCCACAGGATCTGTCATTGGCCCAAAATTTAAACTCAGGATTCTCCAAATGAGGTTCCGGTCACTTACAAATCCAGAAAG ACCACAGCTGTGCAGGTACGACCTTGTCCTGATGGAGAACACCAAGAAAACCTTCAAGCCCATCCCATGTTGGAGCAGGAGCTAA
- the ANAPC13 gene encoding anaphase-promoting complex subunit 13, which translates to MDSEVQRDGRILDLIDDAWREDKLPYEDVAIPLNELPEPEQDNGGTTESVKEQEMKWTDLALQYLHENVPPTGN; encoded by the exons ATGGACAGCGAAGTGCAAAGAGATGGCAGAATCCTGGATTTGATCGATGATGCGTGGAGGGAAGATAAATTGCCATACGAGGATGTGGCTATCCCTCTG AATGAGCTTCCTGAACCAGAGCAAGACAATGGTGGCACAACCGAGTCTGTGAAAGAGCAAGAAATGAAGTGGACAGATTTGGCTCTCCAGTATCTCCATGAAAATGTTCCACCCACAGGAAACTAG